A stretch of Paracoccus sp. N5 DNA encodes these proteins:
- a CDS encoding M20 aminoacylase family protein — MPVKNRFAELLPEITAWRRDFHENPELDYDVHRTAGRVAELLRAFGVDEVTEGIGRTGVVGVIKGRSDSQGRVIGLRADMDALPIAEKTGVEYASKNPGVMHACGHDGHTAMLLGAAKYLAETRNFDGRAVVIFQPAEEGGGGGRAMVEDGLVERWGIQEFYGMHNMPGYPVGSFAIREGAMMAATDQFDIVVTGKGGHAAKPHEAIDTTLVAAQIIVALQSVVSRNVDPLKSGVISVCVVQTDSTAHNVIPQVVTLKGTARSLAPEVRDQLEEGIARIATNTAAAFGARAEVQYERGYPVTMNDPQATVYAAEVARAVAGDVNTEMAPLMAGEDFSYMLNARPGAYIFVGNGDTAMVHHPAYNFDDNAIPAGSSWYAGMVEARMPLPA; from the coding sequence ATGCCCGTCAAGAACCGCTTTGCCGAACTGCTGCCCGAGATCACCGCCTGGCGCCGCGACTTTCACGAAAACCCCGAGCTGGACTATGACGTCCACCGCACCGCCGGCCGCGTCGCCGAGCTCTTGCGCGCCTTCGGCGTGGACGAGGTGACCGAGGGCATCGGCCGCACCGGCGTCGTGGGCGTCATCAAGGGCCGTTCGGACAGCCAGGGCAGGGTGATCGGCTTGCGCGCCGACATGGACGCGCTGCCGATCGCCGAAAAGACCGGCGTGGAATATGCCTCGAAAAATCCGGGGGTTATGCATGCTTGCGGCCATGACGGCCATACCGCCATGCTGCTGGGCGCGGCAAAATACCTGGCCGAGACGCGCAATTTCGACGGTCGTGCCGTGGTCATCTTCCAGCCCGCCGAAGAGGGCGGCGGCGGCGGGCGCGCCATGGTCGAGGACGGGCTGGTCGAGCGCTGGGGCATCCAGGAGTTCTATGGCATGCACAACATGCCCGGCTATCCGGTCGGCAGCTTCGCCATCCGCGAAGGCGCCATGATGGCCGCCACCGACCAGTTCGACATCGTGGTGACCGGCAAGGGCGGCCATGCCGCCAAGCCGCATGAGGCCATCGACACCACGCTGGTCGCGGCGCAGATCATCGTGGCGTTGCAATCGGTGGTCTCGCGCAACGTCGACCCGCTGAAAAGCGGCGTGATCTCGGTCTGCGTGGTGCAGACCGACTCGACCGCCCATAACGTCATCCCCCAGGTCGTGACGCTGAAAGGCACCGCCCGCAGCCTGGCCCCCGAGGTGCGCGACCAGCTCGAGGAAGGCATCGCCCGCATCGCCACCAACACCGCCGCCGCCTTTGGCGCCCGGGCGGAGGTGCAATATGAGCGCGGCTATCCGGTGACGATGAACGACCCGCAAGCCACGGTTTACGCGGCAGAAGTCGCGCGCGCGGTCGCGGGTGACGTGAATACCGAGATGGCGCCGCTGATGGCGGGCGAGGATTTCAGCTACATGCTGAACGCGCGGCCCGGCGCCTATATCTTCGTCGGCAACGGCGATACGGCGATGGTGCATCACCCGGCCTATAATTTCGACGACAATGCGATTCCGGCCGGGTCGAGCTGGTATGCCGGCATGGTCGAGGCGCGGATGCCGCTGCCGGCGTGA
- a CDS encoding TonB-dependent siderophore receptor — protein MSFRPTLSLAARARLSTALGASLLILAAPAMAQDDAAGTDQTVTLDEVTITAAPGTQTEGTDSWTTEWMRSATGLVLSQKETPQSTSVITDAQMKDRNITTIAETMDAATGITVQAYESDRINYYSRGFPIDAYQYDSAPVPRDVVYQFGDNNPDMALYDHVEIVRGATGLMSGAGEPGASINFIRKRPTEDFQSEAAVSLADPKGARVEADVSGPLNASGTVRGRLVGVVDKRDGFLDNYTKDKYVLFGAVEVDIDENTVLSTGISYQKTNADGVTWAGLPSFYADGGLIDWPDGSTMGTDWTYVDTARTDAFASLEHVFHNGWTGRLVLSHIRTDSDMQLSWANGAPERDGSGLSLLSAAKYDGRSDVSTLNAMVNGDFQAMGRDHQFVLGAMMSYASATNDSYSALTGTGTPIGNVFDWDGGPAEPVWSDGPTSVGKTTARQYGLYGTLQFHATDELALIGGARASWWSGSDATDGVTTVDYSYDAVITPYVGATYDLTPVWTAYGSITSIFKPQLAQDVDGNYLDPAYGWNYELGIKGDPLDGRLYVSAAIFQTDQKDVAEYLYYDLEEDRSVYRSIDGTKTRGFEVEAAGAINDRWNVSAGYTYRTSKDQDGNKLYADQPQHTLKLATDYRLAALQDRLTLGGAMRWQSGTDSMDFTSELEQPNVHQGSYAVFDLNARYDLDDRTELSLSVNNIFDKKYYATTGFYDTVVYGDGRSAELTLRARF, from the coding sequence ATGAGCTTTCGCCCCACTCTTTCCCTGGCCGCGCGGGCGCGGCTGTCCACGGCGCTGGGCGCCAGCCTGCTGATCCTGGCCGCCCCGGCCATGGCGCAGGACGATGCCGCCGGCACCGACCAGACCGTTACCCTGGACGAGGTGACGATCACCGCCGCCCCCGGCACGCAGACCGAGGGCACCGACAGCTGGACCACCGAATGGATGCGTTCCGCCACCGGGCTGGTGCTGAGCCAGAAGGAAACCCCGCAGTCCACCAGCGTCATCACCGACGCGCAGATGAAGGACCGCAACATCACCACCATCGCCGAGACGATGGACGCGGCGACCGGCATCACCGTGCAGGCCTATGAAAGCGACCGCATCAACTATTATTCGCGCGGTTTCCCGATTGATGCCTATCAATATGACAGCGCCCCGGTGCCGCGCGACGTGGTCTATCAGTTCGGCGACAACAACCCCGACATGGCACTGTATGACCATGTCGAGATCGTGCGCGGCGCCACTGGCCTGATGTCGGGCGCGGGCGAGCCGGGCGCCTCGATCAACTTCATCCGCAAGCGCCCCACCGAGGACTTCCAGAGCGAGGCCGCCGTCTCGCTGGCCGATCCCAAGGGCGCGCGGGTGGAGGCGGACGTGTCCGGGCCACTGAACGCCTCGGGCACGGTCCGGGGCCGGCTCGTCGGCGTGGTCGACAAGCGGGACGGTTTCCTCGACAACTACACCAAGGACAAATATGTTCTGTTCGGCGCGGTCGAGGTCGACATCGACGAAAACACCGTGTTGTCGACCGGCATCAGCTATCAAAAGACCAATGCCGATGGCGTGACCTGGGCCGGGCTGCCGTCCTTCTATGCCGACGGCGGGCTGATCGACTGGCCCGATGGCTCGACCATGGGCACCGACTGGACCTATGTCGATACCGCGCGGACCGATGCCTTCGCCTCGCTGGAGCACGTGTTCCACAACGGCTGGACCGGCCGGCTGGTGCTCAGCCATATCCGCACCGATTCCGACATGCAGCTGTCCTGGGCCAATGGCGCGCCGGAACGCGACGGCAGCGGCCTGTCGTTGCTATCGGCGGCGAAATACGACGGGCGTTCGGATGTCTCGACGCTGAACGCCATGGTCAACGGCGATTTCCAGGCGATGGGCCGCGACCATCAGTTCGTGCTGGGCGCGATGATGTCCTACGCCTCGGCGACGAATGATTCCTACAGCGCGCTGACCGGCACCGGCACGCCGATCGGGAACGTCTTCGACTGGGACGGCGGTCCGGCCGAGCCGGTGTGGTCTGACGGTCCGACCAGCGTGGGCAAGACCACCGCGCGCCAATACGGCCTCTATGGCACCCTGCAGTTCCATGCCACCGACGAACTGGCGCTGATCGGCGGCGCCCGCGCCAGCTGGTGGAGCGGCAGCGACGCCACCGATGGCGTGACGACGGTGGACTACAGCTATGACGCGGTGATCACCCCCTATGTCGGGGCGACCTATGACTTGACCCCGGTCTGGACTGCCTATGGCAGCATCACCAGCATCTTCAAGCCGCAGCTGGCGCAGGACGTCGACGGCAATTATCTGGACCCGGCCTATGGCTGGAACTACGAGCTGGGGATCAAGGGCGACCCGCTGGACGGCAGGCTCTATGTCTCGGCCGCGATCTTCCAGACCGACCAGAAGGATGTTGCCGAATACCTGTATTACGACCTTGAGGAGGACCGCTCGGTCTATCGCAGCATCGACGGCACCAAGACGCGCGGCTTCGAAGTCGAGGCGGCGGGGGCGATCAACGACCGCTGGAACGTCTCGGCCGGCTATACCTATCGCACCTCCAAGGATCAGGACGGCAACAAGCTCTATGCCGACCAGCCCCAGCACACGCTGAAGCTGGCGACCGACTACCGGTTGGCGGCGTTGCAGGACAGGCTGACCCTGGGCGGGGCGATGCGCTGGCAAAGCGGCACCGACAGCATGGACTTCACCTCCGAGCTGGAACAGCCGAATGTGCACCAGGGCAGCTATGCGGTGTTCGACCTGAACGCCAGATACGACCTCGACGACAGGACCGAGCTGTCGCTCAGCGTGAACAATATCTTCGACAAGAAATATTACGCCACGACCGGCTTCTACGACACCGTGGTCTATGGCGACGGGCGTTCGGCCGAGCTGACGCTGCGCGCCAGGTTCTGA
- the queA gene encoding tRNA preQ1(34) S-adenosylmethionine ribosyltransferase-isomerase QueA, whose protein sequence is MRLEDFDFHLPEGLIATRPARPRSSARLLLAEGGTIRDLHVADLAALLGPGDLLVLNDTKVIPARLTGTRRRATPQGDAVAKIEITLLEPAADGWNALAKPLRKLKQGEVIRFSDALSAEVAEIGDAGLRLRFDATGEAFDAALAQVGAMPLPPYIAALRAPDEADRTDYQTVWARHSGAVAAPTASLHFDEPLLAALRARGVRFAHVTLHVGAGTFLPVKVEDVTTHKMHGEWGEVTPEAAAAINATRAAGGRVIPVGTTALRLIESAATPEGRVEPFRDVTEIFIYPGYRFRVTDALMTNFHLPKSTLLMLVSALMGQDRIRAIYRHAVESGYRFFSYGDASLLIPSRE, encoded by the coding sequence ATGAGACTTGAGGATTTCGACTTCCACCTGCCCGAGGGGCTGATCGCGACGCGCCCCGCGCGGCCGCGGTCCTCGGCGCGGCTGCTGCTGGCCGAAGGCGGGACGATCCGCGACCTGCATGTGGCCGACCTGGCCGCGCTGCTGGGGCCGGGCGACCTTCTGGTGCTGAACGACACCAAGGTCATCCCGGCGCGGCTGACCGGCACCCGCCGGCGCGCCACGCCGCAGGGCGATGCGGTGGCCAAGATCGAGATCACGCTGCTGGAACCCGCCGCCGATGGCTGGAATGCCCTGGCGAAGCCCCTGCGCAAGCTGAAGCAGGGCGAGGTGATCCGCTTCTCGGACGCGCTGTCGGCCGAGGTGGCCGAGATCGGCGACGCCGGGCTGCGGCTGCGCTTCGACGCCACGGGCGAGGCCTTCGACGCGGCGCTGGCCCAGGTCGGCGCCATGCCGCTGCCGCCCTATATCGCCGCGCTGCGCGCCCCGGACGAGGCCGACCGGACCGATTACCAGACCGTCTGGGCGCGCCATTCCGGCGCCGTCGCCGCCCCCACCGCCAGCCTGCATTTCGACGAGCCGCTGCTGGCGGCGCTGCGCGCGCGCGGCGTGCGTTTCGCGCATGTCACGCTGCATGTCGGCGCCGGCACCTTCCTGCCGGTCAAGGTCGAGGACGTGACCACCCACAAGATGCACGGCGAATGGGGCGAGGTCACCCCCGAGGCCGCCGCCGCGATCAATGCCACCCGCGCCGCCGGCGGCAGGGTGATCCCGGTCGGCACCACGGCGCTGCGCCTGATCGAATCGGCGGCCACGCCCGAGGGCCGGGTCGAGCCGTTCCGGGACGTGACCGAAATCTTCATCTATCCGGGCTATCGCTTCCGGGTGACGGATGCGCTGATGACGAATTTCCACCTGCCGAAATCGACGCTGCTGATGCTGGTCTCGGCCCTGATGGGCCAGGACCGCATCCGCGCCATCTATCGCCATGCCGTCGAATCGGGCTATCGCTTCTTCAGCTATGGCGATGCCTCGCTTCTGATACCGTCGAGGGAATGA
- a CDS encoding (2Fe-2S)-binding protein: MIVCHCTQISDHDIKAAVDWMRASDPETIITPGKIYHALGKRADCGGCMPLFLDTMRGCDNLAVPPILRGLKATRKGESHEGRRQGHRVSQRSASV, encoded by the coding sequence ATGATCGTCTGCCATTGCACCCAGATTTCCGACCACGACATCAAGGCGGCTGTCGACTGGATGCGGGCCTCGGACCCCGAGACGATCATCACCCCCGGCAAGATCTATCACGCGCTTGGCAAGCGCGCGGATTGTGGCGGCTGTATGCCCTTGTTTCTGGACACCATGCGCGGATGCGATAATCTGGCCGTGCCCCCCATCCTGCGGGGGCTGAAAGCCACGCGCAAAGGGGAAAGCCATGAAGGGCGACGCCAAGGTCATCGAGTATCTCAACGCAGCGCTTCGGTCTGA
- a CDS encoding MFS transporter has translation MLTVLRTTWPLLLGILLLMVGNGMQGTLLGVRGKIEGISTTQMSVVMAAYFGGFLLGSRVVPQMIRSVGHVRVFAALGSLISSVLILYAAAPEWLAWAAMRLLIGFCFSGVYITAESWLNASTSNETRGQALSAYMIMQMLGIITAQLLMNTADPAGYLLFVIPSVLVSLSFLPILLSRQPAPQFATLKRMSFRDLFAASPLGCIGMFLMGGVFSALFGMASVWGSMKGLSVREISAFVAAIYAGGLLLQYPVGWFSDHGDRRLIVLGLALLGAAVAGATVLVQPGIWGLLLAAAVVGGVANPVYSLLLAYTNDFLDNSDMAAASAGLLFINGLGAMAGPLITGWLMSWLGPDGFWIYIGALLALLALYTFYRRTRRPAPMLDQSFAVIAPSATPIAVEAALETAGPDDGPRSD, from the coding sequence ATGCTGACCGTTCTGCGCACCACCTGGCCGCTCTTGCTGGGCATCCTTCTGCTGATGGTCGGCAATGGCATGCAGGGCACCCTGCTGGGCGTGCGCGGCAAGATCGAGGGCATCTCGACCACGCAGATGTCGGTGGTGATGGCGGCCTATTTCGGCGGCTTCCTGCTGGGTTCGCGCGTGGTGCCGCAGATGATCCGCAGCGTCGGCCACGTCCGGGTCTTCGCGGCGCTCGGCTCGCTGATCTCCTCGGTGCTGATCCTTTACGCCGCCGCGCCCGAATGGCTGGCCTGGGCGGCGATGCGGCTTCTGATCGGCTTCTGCTTCTCGGGCGTCTACATCACCGCGGAAAGCTGGCTCAATGCCTCGACCAGCAACGAGACGCGCGGCCAGGCGCTTTCGGCCTATATGATCATGCAGATGCTGGGCATCATCACGGCGCAGCTGCTGATGAACACGGCCGACCCGGCGGGCTACCTGCTGTTCGTCATCCCCTCGGTGCTGGTCAGCCTGTCCTTCCTGCCGATCCTGCTGTCGCGCCAGCCGGCGCCGCAATTCGCCACGCTGAAGCGGATGAGCTTCCGCGACCTCTTCGCCGCCTCGCCGCTGGGCTGCATCGGCATGTTCCTGATGGGCGGGGTGTTCTCGGCGCTGTTCGGCATGGCCTCGGTCTGGGGCTCGATGAAGGGCCTGTCGGTGCGCGAGATCTCGGCCTTCGTCGCGGCGATCTATGCGGGCGGCCTCTTGCTGCAATATCCGGTGGGCTGGTTTTCGGACCACGGCGACCGGCGGCTGATCGTCCTGGGCCTGGCGCTGCTGGGTGCGGCGGTGGCGGGCGCGACGGTGCTGGTGCAACCCGGCATCTGGGGCCTGCTGCTGGCGGCGGCCGTGGTCGGCGGCGTCGCCAACCCGGTCTATTCGCTGCTGCTGGCCTATACCAACGACTTTCTCGACAACAGCGACATGGCGGCGGCCTCGGCCGGGCTGCTGTTCATCAACGGGCTGGGCGCCATGGCCGGGCCGCTGATCACCGGCTGGCTGATGTCCTGGCTGGGCCCGGACGGGTTCTGGATCTATATCGGCGCCCTGCTGGCGCTGCTGGCGCTTTACACCTTCTATCGCCGCACCCGCCGCCCAGCGCCCATGCTGGACCAGAGCTTTGCGGTCATCGCCCCCTCGGCCACCCCCATCGCGGTCGAGGCGGCGCTGGAGACCGCCGGACCCGACGACGGCCCGCGCTCGGACTGA
- the glmU gene encoding bifunctional UDP-N-acetylglucosamine diphosphorylase/glucosamine-1-phosphate N-acetyltransferase GlmU encodes MTEKPVALIVLAAGQGSRMQSDLPKVLHRLGGVPLVGHALAAGRSLAPETVVVVAGHGAALVQKAVAKLDPEAQIALQEEQLGTAHAVRQALPLLEGFEGRVLVLYGDTPFIAEETLGMLATHPSDVIVLGFEAADPGRYGRLVTGPDGLERIVEYKDADEATRAIRLVNSGVLAADAATLREILPQIGNRNAAGEYYLTDLAGLARAAGLRVDVVTCDEAETLGINTRAELAAAEAAFQARARAQALEDGVTLSDPATVWFALDTCIGRDAVIGQNVVFGPGVTVESGAEILPFCHLEGCHVSAGATVGPFARLRPGAELGGDVHVGNFVEIKNSVLDEGVKVGHLTYLGDAHIGEATNIGAGTITCNYDGVGKHRTEIGAHAFIGSDTMLVAPVRVGARAMTGSGSVITEDVPDDALALGRAKQVTKPGLATRLMQALRQKKGS; translated from the coding sequence ATGACCGAGAAACCCGTCGCGCTGATCGTGCTGGCCGCCGGACAGGGCAGCCGCATGCAGTCGGACCTGCCCAAGGTGCTGCACCGCCTGGGCGGCGTGCCGCTGGTCGGTCATGCCCTGGCCGCAGGCCGCAGCCTGGCGCCCGAAACCGTGGTGGTCGTCGCCGGCCACGGCGCCGCGCTGGTGCAGAAGGCGGTCGCGAAGCTGGACCCCGAGGCGCAGATCGCCCTGCAAGAGGAACAGCTGGGCACCGCCCATGCCGTCCGCCAGGCCCTGCCGCTGCTCGAAGGCTTCGAGGGTCGGGTGCTGGTGCTTTACGGCGACACGCCCTTCATCGCCGAGGAAACGCTCGGCATGTTGGCGACCCACCCCTCGGACGTGATCGTGCTGGGCTTCGAGGCCGCCGATCCCGGCCGCTATGGCCGGCTGGTCACCGGCCCGGACGGTTTGGAGCGCATTGTCGAATACAAGGACGCCGACGAGGCCACGCGGGCGATCCGGCTGGTGAACTCGGGCGTGCTGGCCGCCGATGCGGCGACGCTGCGCGAGATCCTGCCGCAGATCGGCAACCGCAACGCGGCGGGCGAATATTACCTGACCGACTTGGCCGGCCTGGCGCGCGCCGCCGGGCTGCGCGTCGATGTCGTCACCTGCGACGAAGCCGAAACGCTGGGCATCAACACCCGCGCCGAACTGGCCGCCGCCGAGGCGGCCTTCCAGGCCCGCGCCCGCGCGCAGGCGCTGGAGGACGGGGTGACGCTGTCGGATCCGGCGACGGTCTGGTTCGCGCTTGACACCTGCATCGGCCGCGACGCGGTGATCGGGCAGAACGTGGTCTTCGGCCCCGGCGTGACCGTCGAAAGCGGCGCCGAGATCCTGCCCTTCTGCCATCTTGAAGGCTGCCATGTCAGCGCCGGCGCCACCGTCGGCCCCTTTGCCCGGCTGCGGCCCGGGGCGGAACTGGGCGGCGACGTGCATGTCGGCAATTTCGTCGAGATCAAGAATTCGGTGCTGGACGAAGGCGTCAAGGTCGGCCACCTGACCTATCTCGGCGACGCCCATATCGGCGAGGCGACCAATATCGGCGCCGGCACCATCACCTGCAATTACGACGGCGTCGGCAAGCACCGGACCGAGATCGGCGCCCATGCCTTCATCGGCTCGGACACCATGCTGGTGGCGCCGGTCCGGGTGGGGGCGCGGGCGATGACCGGCTCGGGCTCGGTCATCACCGAGGACGTGCCGGACGATGCACTGGCGCTGGGCCGCGCGAAACAGGTGACCAAGCCTGGCCTCGCCACCCGGCTGATGCAGGCCCTGCGCCAGAAAAAGGGGAGCTGA
- a CDS encoding DUF924 family protein, whose translation MTETVTPQAINRFWLDEVGETGWYVRSDPLDATIRQRFLPTWERAAELAPTWAATPEAALAALILTDQFPRNLFREDARAFATDPLARELARAALDRGFPQRIDLPARQFFFMPFEHSEDLADQDRAVALFQEFMPGESLRHAQIHRDTIAKFGRFPWRNAALGRSPTAAETRVMQAGGYGALVSGKLSLVDA comes from the coding sequence ATGACCGAAACCGTCACCCCGCAGGCGATCAACCGCTTCTGGCTCGATGAGGTCGGCGAAACCGGCTGGTATGTCCGCTCGGACCCGCTGGACGCGACCATCCGCCAGCGCTTCCTGCCGACATGGGAACGCGCCGCCGAACTGGCCCCCACCTGGGCCGCAACGCCCGAGGCCGCGCTGGCCGCGCTTATCCTGACCGACCAGTTCCCGCGCAACCTGTTCCGCGAGGACGCCCGCGCCTTCGCGACCGACCCGCTGGCGCGCGAGCTGGCCCGCGCCGCGCTCGACCGCGGCTTCCCCCAGCGCATCGACCTGCCGGCGCGGCAGTTCTTCTTCATGCCCTTCGAGCATTCCGAGGATCTGGCCGACCAGGACCGCGCCGTGGCGCTGTTCCAGGAGTTCATGCCGGGCGAAAGCCTGCGCCACGCGCAGATCCACCGCGACACGATCGCGAAATTCGGCCGCTTCCCCTGGCGCAACGCCGCCTTGGGCCGCAGCCCGACTGCGGCGGAAACCCGCGTGATGCAGGCCGGGGGCTATGGTGCGCTGGTCTCCGGCAAGCTGTCGCTTGTGGATGCCTGA
- a CDS encoding HAD-IA family hydrolase, whose product MAGTVVFDLDGTLADTSADLIAAANACFQTRGLGDLLDPVADALIAFHGGRAMLRAGYGRLPADTLLPPGAEEEDYPRLLGHYGAAIATHTRLYPGTEAALDRLADAGHRLAVCTNKPSALAEVLLRELGIRERFAAMIGADTLPVRKPDPRPYRAAVEGAGGVVARSFLVGDTETDRKTASAAGVRVALVAFGPEGEGLSRLAPEAMLRHFDELPALATDWLG is encoded by the coding sequence ATGGCGGGAACGGTGGTCTTCGACCTGGACGGCACGCTGGCCGACACCTCGGCCGACCTGATCGCGGCGGCAAACGCCTGTTTTCAAACCCGCGGGCTGGGCGACCTGCTGGATCCGGTTGCGGATGCGCTGATCGCGTTTCACGGCGGCCGGGCCATGCTCCGCGCCGGCTATGGGCGGCTTCCCGCCGATACGCTGCTGCCCCCGGGCGCCGAGGAGGAGGACTATCCGCGCCTGCTGGGCCATTACGGCGCGGCCATCGCCACCCATACCCGGCTTTACCCCGGCACCGAGGCGGCGCTGGACCGGCTGGCCGACGCCGGCCACCGGCTGGCGGTCTGCACCAACAAGCCCTCTGCCCTGGCCGAGGTGCTGCTGCGCGAGCTGGGCATCCGCGAGCGTTTCGCCGCCATGATCGGCGCCGACACGCTGCCGGTGCGCAAGCCCGACCCCCGGCCCTATCGCGCCGCCGTCGAGGGCGCGGGCGGCGTTGTCGCACGCTCTTTCCTGGTCGGCGATACCGAGACCGACCGCAAGACCGCTTCGGCTGCCGGGGTGCGGGTGGCGCTGGTCGCCTTCGGTCCCGAGGGCGAGGGCCTGTCGCGGCTGGCGCCCGAGGCGATGCTGCGCCATTTCGACGAGCTGCCGGCGCTGGCGACGGATTGGCTGGGCTGA
- the bfr gene encoding bacterioferritin produces the protein MKGDAKVIEYLNAALRSELTAVSQYWLHYRLQQDWGFGKIADKSRAESIEEMNHADRLIERIIFLEGHPNLQKLDPLRIGQNLKETLESDLAAEHDARTLYIEAREYCSNVGDYVSKNLFDDLLTDEEGHIDFLETQLDLYASIGEQNYGLLNAKSADQAE, from the coding sequence ATGAAGGGCGACGCCAAGGTCATCGAGTATCTCAACGCAGCGCTTCGGTCTGAGCTTACCGCGGTCAGCCAGTATTGGCTGCATTATCGGCTGCAACAGGATTGGGGTTTCGGCAAGATTGCCGACAAGTCGCGCGCCGAATCCATCGAGGAAATGAACCACGCCGATCGGTTGATCGAGCGAATCATCTTCCTGGAAGGCCATCCCAACCTGCAGAAGCTGGACCCGCTGCGGATCGGCCAGAACCTCAAGGAGACCCTCGAGTCGGATCTGGCGGCCGAGCATGACGCCCGCACGCTCTATATCGAGGCGCGTGAATACTGCTCCAACGTCGGCGATTATGTCAGCAAGAACCTGTTCGATGATTTGCTGACCGACGAGGAAGGCCATATCGACTTCCTCGAGACCCAGCTGGATCTCTACGCCTCCATCGGCGAACAGAACTATGGCCTGCTGAACGCCAAGTCGGCCGACCAGGCCGAGTGA
- the lpdA gene encoding dihydrolipoyl dehydrogenase, translating into MAQSFDMVVIGSGPGGYVCAIRGAQLGLKVAVIEREHLGGICLNWGCIPTKALLRSAEVFHLMHRAKEFGLSADKIGYDLGAVVQRSRGVAKQLASGVGHLLKKNKVTVIMGEATLTAPGKLAVKTDKGAEEVTGKAIVLATGARARNLPGLEADGDLVWNYKHALQPPRMPKKLLVIGSGAIGIEFASFFNTLGADTTVVEVMDRVLPVEDAEISVLAKKQFVKQGMKILEKATVKKLDRAPGKVTAHIERDGKTETQDFDTVISAVGIVGNVENLGLEKLGARIDRTHVVTDEYCRTGVEGLYAIGDVAGAPWLAHKASHEGVMVAELIAGQHPHPIKPNAIPGCTYCNPQVASVGLTEEKAKAAGYEIKVGRFPFIGNGKAIALGEPEGLIKTVFDARTGELLGAHMVGAEVTELVQGYVVGRTLETTEAELMETVFPHPTLSEMMHESVLSAYGRAIHF; encoded by the coding sequence ATGGCGCAAAGCTTCGACATGGTGGTGATCGGTTCCGGCCCGGGCGGCTATGTCTGCGCCATCCGCGGCGCGCAGCTGGGCCTGAAGGTCGCGGTGATCGAACGCGAGCATCTGGGCGGCATCTGCCTGAACTGGGGCTGCATCCCGACCAAGGCGCTGTTGCGCTCGGCCGAGGTGTTCCACCTGATGCACCGCGCCAAGGAATTCGGCCTCTCCGCGGACAAGATCGGCTATGACCTTGGCGCCGTGGTGCAGCGTTCGCGCGGCGTGGCGAAACAGCTCGCCAGCGGCGTCGGCCACCTGCTGAAAAAGAACAAGGTCACCGTCATCATGGGCGAGGCCACGCTGACCGCCCCCGGCAAGCTGGCGGTCAAGACCGACAAGGGGGCCGAGGAGGTCACCGGCAAGGCCATCGTGCTGGCCACCGGCGCCCGCGCCCGCAACCTGCCGGGGCTGGAAGCGGACGGCGACCTGGTCTGGAACTACAAGCACGCGCTGCAACCGCCGCGGATGCCGAAAAAGCTGCTGGTGATCGGCTCGGGCGCCATCGGCATAGAATTCGCCAGCTTCTTCAACACCCTGGGCGCCGACACCACGGTGGTCGAGGTCATGGACCGCGTGCTGCCGGTCGAGGATGCGGAAATCTCGGTCCTGGCCAAGAAGCAATTCGTCAAGCAGGGCATGAAGATCCTGGAAAAGGCCACGGTCAAGAAGCTCGACCGCGCCCCCGGCAAGGTCACCGCCCATATCGAGCGGGACGGCAAGACCGAGACCCAGGACTTCGACACGGTGATCTCGGCCGTCGGCATCGTCGGCAACGTGGAAAACCTCGGCCTTGAAAAGCTGGGCGCCAGGATCGACCGCACCCATGTCGTGACCGACGAATACTGCCGCACCGGCGTCGAGGGGCTCTATGCCATCGGCGACGTGGCCGGCGCCCCCTGGCTCGCCCACAAGGCCAGCCACGAAGGCGTCATGGTCGCGGAACTGATCGCCGGCCAGCACCCGCACCCGATCAAGCCGAACGCGATTCCCGGCTGCACCTATTGCAACCCGCAGGTCGCCTCGGTCGGCCTGACCGAGGAAAAGGCCAAGGCCGCCGGCTACGAGATCAAGGTCGGCCGCTTCCCCTTCATCGGCAACGGCAAGGCCATCGCGCTCGGCGAACCCGAAGGCCTGATCAAGACCGTCTTCGACGCCAGGACCGGCGAGTTGCTGGGCGCCCATATGGTCGGCGCCGAAGTCACCGAACTGGTCCAGGGCTATGTCGTCGGCCGCACGCTGGAAACCACCGAGGCCGAGCTGATGGAGACGGTGTTCCCGCACCCGACCCTGTCCGAGATGATGCACGAATCCGTGCTCTCGGCCTACGGCCGCGCCATCCATTTCTGA